One Pirellulales bacterium DNA segment encodes these proteins:
- the rimI gene encoding ribosomal protein S18-alanine N-acetyltransferase, translating to MSSDLKQALKVHIRWMIRRDMPEALAIESASFEFPWCENDFLRCLRQRNCIGMVAEHNDRVVGFMIYELHKSRLHILNFAVCLRYRRFGVGGQMVAKLVGKLSTQRRHRILLEIRETNLAAQLFFRSRGFKAVSVLRSFYEDTPEDAYLMQYRFRGDEIAAIEAEHITRLAG from the coding sequence ATGAGCTCCGATCTGAAGCAGGCTTTGAAAGTCCACATTCGCTGGATGATCCGGCGCGACATGCCCGAAGCCCTGGCAATCGAAAGCGCCAGCTTCGAGTTCCCTTGGTGCGAAAATGATTTTCTCCGTTGCTTGCGGCAGCGGAACTGCATTGGCATGGTGGCCGAGCACAACGATCGCGTTGTCGGCTTCATGATTTATGAGCTCCACAAATCGCGGCTGCACATTCTCAATTTTGCCGTCTGCCTGCGGTACCGCCGCTTTGGCGTCGGCGGTCAAATGGTGGCCAAGCTAGTGGGCAAGCTTTCCACGCAGCGTCGCCATCGCATTCTGCTGGAAATCCGCGAGACGAATTTGGCAGCGCAATTATTTTTTCGCTCCCGCGGCTTCAAAGCCGTCAGTGTGCTGCGGTCGTTTTACGAAGACACGCCCGAAGATGCGTATCTCATGCAGTACCGTTTCCGTGGAGATGAAATTGCCGCGATTGAAGCGGAACACATTACGCGGCTTGCCGGCTGA
- a CDS encoding YfcE family phosphodiesterase yields the protein MLLGVISDTHGQVPNARSAVHMLESLGVEAVLHCGDIGSAEIVPLLAKWPTYYVFGNVDGEVAAELRAAIQQAGQTCLERFGSLELGGVKIALLHGDDSRLLEQTIAQGKHALVCHGHTHVPRWEQVGSTRVLNPGAVHRANPHTIAVVELPKLQAEFFSV from the coding sequence ATGCTCCTTGGCGTTATCAGTGATACCCACGGCCAGGTGCCAAACGCCCGCTCGGCCGTGCACATGTTGGAAAGCCTGGGCGTGGAAGCAGTGTTGCACTGCGGCGACATTGGCTCGGCGGAGATTGTGCCGCTGCTGGCAAAGTGGCCCACATATTATGTATTTGGCAATGTGGATGGCGAGGTGGCCGCGGAGCTACGAGCGGCAATTCAGCAAGCCGGCCAAACATGCTTGGAACGCTTCGGCTCGCTGGAGTTGGGCGGCGTGAAAATTGCCCTCTTGCATGGCGACGATTCGCGCCTCCTGGAGCAAACCATTGCCCAGGGGAAGCATGCATTGGTTTGCCATGGCCATACCCATGTTCCACGCTGGGAGCAGGTGGGCTCGACCAGGGTGCTCAATCCCGGAGCCGTGCATCGGGCAAATCCGCACACCATTGCCGTGGTGGAGCTGCCCAAGCTACAGGCGGAGTTTTTCTCCGTGTAA